In Bordetella holmesii ATCC 51541, the following proteins share a genomic window:
- a CDS encoding nitroreductase family protein, with the protein MSNAYIDALKQRRTQYALGRNVSLSKEALVNLIQEAIKHSPSSFNSQTSRAVVLFGAESEKLWALAADEVRKVAPADGFEITEAKLKSFAAGVGTVLFFEDQDVVRGLQEKFALYADNFPVWSEQSSGMAQLSVWSALASAGVGASLQHYNPLIDDAVAREWKVPASWKLRAQMPFGSNESGQTEKAFMNDADRFIVVG; encoded by the coding sequence ATGAGCAACGCTTATATCGACGCGCTCAAGCAGCGCCGCACCCAATACGCCCTGGGCCGCAATGTTTCCCTGTCCAAGGAAGCCCTGGTCAATCTGATCCAGGAAGCCATCAAGCACAGCCCGTCTTCCTTCAACTCGCAAACCTCGCGCGCCGTGGTGCTGTTTGGCGCCGAGAGCGAAAAACTCTGGGCCCTGGCCGCCGATGAGGTTCGCAAGGTCGCCCCGGCCGATGGTTTCGAGATAACCGAAGCCAAGCTCAAAAGCTTCGCCGCCGGCGTGGGCACCGTGCTGTTTTTCGAAGACCAGGACGTCGTGCGCGGCCTGCAGGAAAAATTTGCGCTCTACGCCGACAACTTTCCCGTGTGGTCGGAACAGTCCAGCGGCATGGCGCAGTTGTCGGTCTGGTCGGCCCTGGCCAGCGCCGGCGTGGGCGCCAGCCTGCAGCACTACAACCCGCTGATCGACGATGCGGTGGCACGTGAATGGAAGGTGCCGGCCTCCTGGAAGCTGCGTGCACAAATGCCCTTCGGTTCGAACGAATCCGGCCAAACCGAAAAAGCCTTCATGAACGACGCCGACCGCTTCATCGTGGTGGGCTGA
- a CDS encoding alpha/beta hydrolase family protein, whose amino-acid sequence MPGSLFAVAGKTEHHLYAGPAGDIDILIDAPVQTPRGIALITHPQPLLGGSPRHKIPHRLAHALRDDGWLAVRPAFRGVGRSAGQYDHGDGESEDMLALVHALRDASPTLPLALVGFSFGAFVQARVARALIDAGSPAQRVALAGLPVGEVPAERFYDTPALPEDVALIHGERDEQAPLALLMEWARPTGHPVTVVPGADHFFSGSLPLLLHLVRAHLAA is encoded by the coding sequence ATGCCCGGGTCCCTGTTTGCCGTTGCCGGCAAAACCGAACATCACCTCTATGCCGGCCCGGCCGGCGACATCGACATCCTCATCGACGCCCCGGTGCAGACACCACGTGGCATCGCGCTCATCACCCATCCCCAGCCGCTTTTGGGCGGCAGCCCCCGTCACAAAATTCCCCACCGGCTGGCGCACGCGCTGCGCGATGACGGCTGGCTGGCCGTGCGCCCGGCGTTCCGCGGAGTGGGCCGCAGCGCGGGGCAATACGACCATGGCGATGGCGAAAGTGAAGACATGCTGGCTCTGGTGCACGCGTTGCGCGACGCCTCCCCCACCCTGCCGCTGGCGCTGGTGGGGTTTTCCTTCGGGGCCTTTGTTCAGGCACGCGTGGCCCGCGCGCTCATCGATGCCGGCTCCCCGGCGCAACGCGTCGCACTGGCCGGTCTGCCCGTGGGTGAAGTCCCCGCCGAGCGCTTCTACGACACCCCGGCGCTGCCCGAAGACGTCGCGCTCATTCATGGCGAACGCGACGAGCAGGCGCCGCTGGCGTTGCTGATGGAGTGGGCGCGGCCCACCGGACATCCGGTCACCGTGGTGCCGGGCGCGGATCACTTTTTTTCGGGGTCGCTGCCGCTGCTGCTGCATCTGGTGCGCGCGCACCTGGCGGCCTGA
- a CDS encoding membrane bound FAD containing D-sorbitol dehydrogenase family protein has protein sequence MDLTAPPTGSGVRQPSRQRRALLLGMAGLCVAAPLPGVAAMMSAPAGGTAFLALSSILTDRHHLNPLTASRIEAALAGSGVRQAARLPELLALAASASDSAQLMHAATEAGLGDLAIDIVTAWYTGTVGQGPKAVVVAYEEALMYQPVRDGLTVPTYCNYGPMWWTGMPPDVAVMPPEPDLIPDARGL, from the coding sequence TTGGATCTCACTGCCCCCCCCACCGGAAGCGGCGTACGGCAGCCGTCACGACAGCGGCGTGCGCTGTTGCTCGGCATGGCCGGCCTCTGCGTGGCCGCCCCGTTGCCCGGCGTCGCGGCCATGATGAGCGCGCCAGCGGGCGGCACCGCATTTCTGGCGCTGTCGAGCATTCTCACGGACCGGCACCACCTCAATCCCCTGACTGCCTCGCGCATCGAAGCGGCCCTGGCCGGTTCAGGTGTGCGGCAGGCCGCGCGTCTTCCCGAACTGCTCGCGTTAGCGGCTTCGGCCAGCGACAGTGCGCAGTTGATGCACGCCGCCACCGAAGCCGGTCTGGGTGACCTGGCCATCGACATCGTCACCGCCTGGTACACCGGGACCGTCGGCCAGGGCCCCAAGGCCGTGGTCGTCGCCTACGAGGAAGCGCTGATGTACCAACCCGTGCGAGACGGGCTGACGGTGCCCACCTATTGCAACTACGGGCCGATGTGGTGGACGGGCATGCCTCCGGATGTGGCGGTGATGCCGCCTGAACCTGACCTCATTCCCGACGCAAGGGGGCTGTAA
- a CDS encoding mltA-interacting MipA family protein, which produces MYVGMFTKGALAAVAVAACSQAAAQSQNFIGLGVGVVPVYDGSSEYRTVPLPLINYESGNFFITPRAGLPAMGLKTTLAPDLSAGVFIGANLGRDASDADRTRGIGDIKFHAAYGAYVEWAPGRYSLGAAYRQAAHSGYGGALELRTSYAVLQTERNSVRVGAATQWGSRDDMQTWFGVTSSQAANSREGLSTYSPSAGFKSASVFASWAYLFDARWSLLTNLGVSSVLGDARDSPLNERRTNLFGSVGMVYAF; this is translated from the coding sequence ATGTACGTCGGAATGTTTACGAAAGGCGCGCTGGCAGCCGTAGCGGTGGCGGCATGCTCGCAAGCCGCAGCGCAAAGCCAGAACTTCATCGGGCTGGGCGTCGGTGTCGTCCCGGTGTATGACGGGTCGAGCGAGTACCGCACGGTTCCGCTGCCGCTCATCAATTACGAGTCGGGCAATTTCTTCATCACGCCGCGCGCCGGTCTGCCGGCGATGGGTTTGAAGACCACGCTGGCCCCGGACCTGAGCGCCGGCGTGTTCATCGGAGCCAATCTCGGCCGGGACGCCAGCGACGCCGATCGCACGCGCGGCATTGGCGACATCAAGTTTCACGCGGCCTACGGCGCCTATGTCGAGTGGGCTCCGGGCCGCTACTCCCTGGGCGCAGCCTACCGCCAGGCCGCACACAGCGGTTACGGCGGTGCGCTGGAGCTGCGCACCTCTTATGCCGTGTTGCAGACCGAGCGCAACAGCGTTCGCGTCGGAGCCGCGACCCAATGGGGCAGCCGCGACGATATGCAGACGTGGTTTGGTGTGACGTCCTCGCAGGCGGCCAACAGTCGTGAGGGCCTGTCGACGTATTCGCCTTCGGCCGGCTTCAAATCGGCATCGGTGTTTGCCAGCTGGGCCTACCTCTTCGATGCGCGCTGGAGCCTGCTGACCAATCTGGGCGTGAGCTCCGTGTTGGGTGACGCGCGCGACAGCCCGCTGAACGAACGCCGCACGAATCTGTTCGGCAGCGTGGGCATGGTCTACGCGTTCTGA
- a CDS encoding GMC oxidoreductase family protein produces MTRQAEFQANGDAQADIVIVGSGVLGAMIADQLAARGHAVLILEAGLRIERGQAVENWRNMPFANRAGSDFQGLYPQSPDAPAPLYFPENHYVHLSGPSAGSFKQGYLRTVGGTTWHWAASCWRHLPVDLRMKSTYGVGRNWPISYEQLEPFYLQAEDEMGVAGPNDPAQQSPSERSGPYPMDMVPWAYGDQRFADVVNPHGYRSVPIPQGRSIHPWRGRPTCCGNNNCQPICPIGAMYNGIHHVQAAEEKGAKVLAQAVVYKIDTDENNRITAVHWYDAQRQSHKATGKHFVLACNAMETPRLLLMAADARNPKGIANRSDQVGRNLMDHSGFHCYFQSAEPLWPGRGPAQSSCLVGPRDGAFRARYSANKMILNNITQVTLATKTALARGLSGKALDAEIRRRAAHGVDLSINLEPLPEPGNRVTLSKTRMDPLGLPCPDVHYDVGEYVRKGAEAAHTQLRHIGSLFGATDFLITTDLNANNHMMGSVIMGSDPRDSVVDGDCRAHDHDNLWLPGGGAMPSASVVNSTLSMAALGLKAAAAIARRLEATS; encoded by the coding sequence ATGACCCGGCAAGCAGAATTTCAGGCCAACGGCGATGCCCAGGCCGATATCGTCATCGTGGGCTCGGGGGTGCTGGGCGCCATGATCGCCGACCAACTGGCTGCTCGCGGCCACGCCGTGCTCATCCTCGAGGCCGGCCTGCGTATCGAACGCGGCCAGGCCGTCGAGAACTGGCGCAACATGCCTTTTGCCAATCGCGCGGGCTCCGACTTCCAGGGCTTGTACCCGCAGAGTCCCGATGCGCCGGCGCCGCTTTATTTCCCCGAGAACCATTACGTGCATCTGAGCGGCCCGAGCGCCGGCAGCTTCAAGCAAGGCTATCTGCGTACCGTGGGCGGGACGACATGGCATTGGGCCGCGTCCTGTTGGCGCCACCTGCCGGTGGATCTGCGCATGAAATCGACCTACGGCGTGGGCCGGAATTGGCCCATCTCCTACGAACAACTCGAGCCTTTTTATCTCCAGGCCGAAGATGAGATGGGCGTAGCGGGCCCGAACGACCCGGCGCAACAATCGCCCTCCGAGCGCAGCGGCCCCTACCCCATGGACATGGTGCCCTGGGCGTATGGCGACCAGCGCTTCGCCGACGTCGTCAATCCGCATGGATATCGTTCGGTGCCCATCCCGCAGGGCCGCAGCATCCATCCCTGGCGCGGCCGCCCCACCTGCTGTGGCAACAATAACTGCCAGCCCATCTGTCCCATCGGCGCAATGTACAACGGCATTCACCATGTACAGGCTGCGGAAGAAAAAGGTGCCAAGGTGCTGGCGCAGGCCGTCGTCTACAAGATAGACACCGACGAGAACAACCGCATCACGGCCGTGCATTGGTATGACGCGCAGCGCCAATCCCACAAGGCCACCGGCAAGCATTTCGTCCTGGCCTGCAATGCCATGGAGACGCCGCGCCTGCTGCTCATGGCCGCCGATGCACGCAATCCGAAAGGCATTGCCAATCGCTCCGATCAGGTCGGCCGCAACCTGATGGATCACTCGGGTTTTCATTGCTACTTCCAGTCAGCGGAGCCGCTTTGGCCGGGCCGAGGGCCGGCGCAAAGCAGTTGTCTGGTCGGCCCGCGCGATGGCGCCTTCCGGGCCCGCTATTCGGCCAACAAGATGATCCTGAACAACATCACCCAGGTCACGTTGGCAACCAAGACCGCCCTGGCCCGGGGCCTGAGCGGCAAGGCGCTCGATGCCGAAATACGCCGCCGCGCTGCCCACGGAGTGGATCTGTCCATCAATCTGGAGCCGCTGCCCGAACCCGGCAACCGCGTCACCCTGAGCAAGACACGCATGGATCCGCTCGGCCTGCCCTGCCCCGACGTGCACTATGACGTCGGAGAGTACGTGCGCAAAGGCGCCGAGGCCGCCCATACTCAACTGCGTCATATCGGCAGCCTGTTTGGCGCAACCGACTTTCTCATCACGACGGACCTCAACGCCAACAACCACATGATGGGAAGCGTCATCATGGGCTCGGATCCGCGCGACTCCGTGGTCGATGGCGATTGCCGCGCGCACGATCACGACAACCTCTGGCTGCCTGGCGGCGGCGCCATGCCATCGGCCAGCGTGGTCAACAGCACGCTCAGCATGGCGGCACTGGGACTGAAGGCCGCCGCGGCCATCGCCAGGCGCCTGGAGGCCACGTCATGA
- a CDS encoding RNA polymerase sigma factor, sigma-70 family protein, protein MLPTTLETLYIDHHSWLRGWLHRRLGNREQAADLAHDTFIRLLCSERVPAVLDEPRAFLTTVAQRLLSNHWRREKLERAYLDALALAPQPLARSPEERALLLETLFELDRQLDGLPTLVRRAFLLSQLEGQTHAQVAQTLGLSVPTVKRHIVRALTRCCFADLGGSR, encoded by the coding sequence GTGCTGCCCACGACCCTAGAAACCCTCTACATCGACCACCACTCCTGGTTGCGAGGGTGGCTGCACCGCCGCCTGGGCAACCGGGAACAAGCCGCCGATCTGGCGCACGACACCTTCATCCGCCTGCTGTGCAGCGAGCGTGTGCCGGCCGTCCTGGACGAGCCCCGCGCCTTTCTGACCACGGTCGCACAGCGGCTGCTGTCGAATCATTGGCGCCGCGAGAAGCTCGAACGCGCCTACCTCGACGCTCTGGCGCTGGCACCACAGCCCCTGGCCCGCTCGCCGGAAGAGCGCGCGCTTTTGCTCGAGACGCTGTTCGAACTCGACCGGCAGCTCGACGGGCTGCCGACCCTCGTGCGGCGTGCCTTTCTACTGTCGCAACTGGAGGGCCAGACCCATGCGCAGGTTGCCCAGACCCTCGGCCTATCCGTGCCGACGGTAAAACGCCACATCGTCCGCGCGCTGACACGCTGCTGCTTCGCCGATCTCGGCGGTTCGCGATGA
- a CDS encoding fecR family protein, protein MAERALHWLLDLREDHSPQNRMAWQQWHQAHPDHARAWARIESVLGQLRPLAAPDSAAASRTVLLPARRNGIKALAVLAMAGGSAWALRDTLIWREWSADERTRPGQRRALTLPDGTHLILNTNSAVDVRFSPAQRLLSLVAGEVLISTAPDPQSPPRPFLVQTRQGVARALGTQYSVRQHSRATCVTVLQGQVQIEPRDYPAQGLLLAAGRRARYTAAGIAEASPADERDLAWKDGFIVARSMRLADFVTELSRYTADDLSCAQAVADLQVSGAFPTGDVPRVLAAVAITLGLHLDTQAPLWRARRLHLS, encoded by the coding sequence GTGGCCGAACGCGCGCTGCACTGGCTGCTCGACCTGCGTGAAGACCATTCGCCGCAGAACCGCATGGCCTGGCAACAATGGCATCAAGCGCATCCGGACCACGCTCGCGCCTGGGCGCGCATCGAGTCTGTCCTGGGCCAACTGCGTCCGCTGGCCGCGCCCGACAGCGCCGCGGCCAGCCGCACCGTCCTGCTGCCGGCGCGGCGTAACGGTATCAAGGCCCTGGCGGTGCTGGCCATGGCGGGCGGCTCTGCCTGGGCCTTGCGCGATACGCTGATCTGGCGCGAATGGTCTGCCGATGAGCGCACCCGCCCGGGTCAGCGGCGCGCGCTCACGCTGCCCGATGGCACGCACCTCATCCTCAATACGAACAGCGCCGTCGATGTTCGCTTCAGTCCGGCGCAACGGCTGCTCTCTCTGGTGGCCGGCGAGGTGCTCATCTCAACGGCCCCTGACCCGCAGAGCCCGCCCCGGCCTTTCCTGGTGCAGACCCGTCAGGGAGTGGCGCGGGCGCTGGGCACGCAATACAGCGTGCGGCAACATTCGCGCGCGACCTGCGTGACCGTGCTGCAAGGCCAGGTGCAGATAGAACCCCGCGACTATCCCGCACAGGGATTGCTGCTGGCAGCGGGACGCCGCGCGCGCTACACCGCCGCAGGCATCGCCGAGGCCTCCCCAGCCGATGAGCGCGACCTTGCCTGGAAAGACGGTTTCATTGTCGCGCGCAGCATGCGGCTGGCTGACTTTGTGACCGAACTCAGTCGCTACACCGCCGACGACCTGTCCTGCGCCCAGGCCGTGGCCGATCTTCAGGTCTCCGGAGCCTTTCCCACCGGCGATGTGCCGCGCGTGCTGGCCGCCGTGGCGATCACCCTGGGCCTGCACCTGGACACACAGGCGCCGCTGTGGCGGGCGCGCCGGCTACACCTGTCCTGA
- a CDS encoding glutathione S-transferase, C-terminal domain protein, which translates to MTTEYTPEKVWTWNKNSASTASNASSLNRPISGATHDKVLPVGRHPLQLYSLGTPNGQKVTILLEELLALGHAGAEYDAWLIRIGDGDQFGSGFVDINPNSKIPALVDRSGPEPIRVFESGAILLYLAEKFGEFLPTEPAARAECLSWLFWQMGSGPYVGGGFGHFYAYAPVKIEYAIDRFTMEVKRQLDVLDRRLADHAYVAGDQYTIADMAIFPWYGGLIKGWIYDATEFLAVHEYRHVQRWADSLKARPAVERGRIVNRLRGPVSEQLHERHDAADFDKVPKA; encoded by the coding sequence ATGACGACGGAATACACCCCTGAGAAGGTCTGGACCTGGAACAAGAACAGTGCCAGCACCGCCTCCAATGCTTCGAGCCTGAACCGCCCCATCTCCGGCGCCACGCATGACAAAGTCCTGCCCGTGGGACGCCACCCCTTGCAGCTTTACTCGCTGGGCACGCCCAACGGCCAGAAGGTCACCATTCTGCTCGAAGAGCTGCTGGCGCTCGGCCATGCGGGCGCCGAGTATGACGCCTGGTTGATTCGCATCGGCGATGGCGATCAGTTCGGCAGCGGGTTTGTCGACATCAACCCCAACTCCAAGATCCCGGCACTGGTGGACCGCTCCGGGCCTGAGCCGATACGCGTATTCGAGTCCGGCGCCATCCTGCTCTACCTGGCCGAGAAATTCGGCGAGTTTTTGCCGACCGAACCGGCGGCACGCGCCGAATGCCTGTCATGGCTGTTCTGGCAAATGGGCAGCGGCCCTTATGTCGGCGGCGGTTTCGGCCACTTTTATGCCTATGCGCCGGTGAAGATCGAGTACGCCATCGACCGCTTCACCATGGAGGTCAAGCGTCAGCTCGATGTCCTGGATCGGCGCCTGGCTGACCACGCCTATGTGGCGGGTGACCAATACACCATCGCCGACATGGCCATCTTTCCCTGGTATGGCGGGCTCATCAAGGGCTGGATCTATGACGCCACCGAGTTCCTGGCCGTGCATGAATACCGTCACGTACAACGCTGGGCAGACAGCCTGAAGGCCCGTCCTGCCGTCGAGCGCGGACGCATCGTCAATCGCCTGCGCGGCCCGGTGTCGGAGCAACTGCACGAGCGGCATGACGCGGCCGACTTCGACAAGGTTCCCAAGGCGTAA
- a CDS encoding cytochrome c family protein, with translation MKRLLLTLALALASTGAHANDNAQRIERGRTLAIAADCMACHTRAPSGKPFAGGYPIQSPLGTIYASNITPSKSAGIGDYSLEDFTRAVRQGIRRDGSRLYPAMPYTSYTLITDEDIGDLYAYFMNGVQAVDDKPPSTDLPFPFGIRASMLVWNALFFDDERFTPDPTKDAEINRGAYLARALTHCSSCHTPRNALMAEDVKRPLGGGMVGPWHAPNISSDPAAGIGGWSNEEIVQYLRTGRVAGKGQAAGSMAEAVEHSFQHMSETDLTAIAAWLKQTPPVPAASAAPASYARGAAASAEAQLRGTHPQTANHTLKTGAALYSAYCASCHQASGTGSTGQAYPALFHNTATGADNANNLVAAILYGVERNAAGQHVLMPRFDQKSYVQPLTNNEIALIANYVLANYGNPVLTVTAEDVQVARSGGAPPLLARMQPYILPALIVAAVLVLLGVFVLVRRRRRG, from the coding sequence ATGAAGCGTCTGCTCCTGACCTTGGCGCTGGCGCTGGCCTCGACGGGCGCGCACGCCAATGACAATGCGCAACGGATCGAGCGCGGCCGTACCCTGGCCATCGCCGCGGACTGCATGGCCTGTCATACGCGGGCGCCTTCGGGCAAGCCCTTCGCTGGCGGCTACCCCATCCAGAGCCCGTTGGGCACGATTTACGCCAGCAACATCACCCCGTCCAAAAGTGCGGGTATCGGCGACTACAGCCTGGAAGATTTCACCCGCGCGGTGCGCCAAGGGATACGGCGTGACGGCAGCCGGCTTTATCCGGCCATGCCCTACACCTCCTACACGCTCATCACCGACGAGGATATCGGGGACCTGTACGCCTACTTCATGAACGGCGTGCAGGCCGTCGACGACAAACCGCCGTCGACCGACCTGCCCTTCCCCTTTGGTATCCGGGCTTCCATGCTCGTGTGGAATGCGCTCTTTTTCGACGACGAGCGCTTTACGCCCGACCCGACGAAAGACGCCGAGATCAACCGGGGAGCCTATCTGGCCCGCGCCCTGACGCATTGCAGCAGTTGCCACACACCGCGCAATGCGTTGATGGCCGAAGACGTGAAACGCCCGCTGGGCGGCGGCATGGTGGGGCCTTGGCATGCGCCCAACATCAGCAGCGACCCCGCCGCTGGCATCGGAGGCTGGAGCAACGAAGAGATCGTGCAATACCTGCGCACGGGCCGCGTGGCCGGCAAGGGGCAGGCCGCAGGCTCCATGGCCGAAGCCGTGGAACACAGTTTCCAACATATGTCCGAGACCGATCTGACGGCCATCGCGGCCTGGCTCAAACAGACGCCGCCCGTGCCCGCGGCCTCTGCGGCACCGGCCAGCTACGCGCGCGGAGCTGCCGCCAGCGCCGAAGCGCAACTGCGCGGCACCCATCCACAAACGGCCAACCACACCCTGAAAACCGGCGCGGCGCTCTACAGCGCCTATTGCGCCAGTTGCCACCAGGCCAGCGGCACCGGCAGCACCGGCCAGGCCTACCCTGCCCTGTTTCACAACACGGCAACCGGGGCGGACAATGCCAACAACCTGGTCGCCGCCATCCTCTACGGAGTCGAGCGCAATGCCGCCGGACAACACGTGCTGATGCCTCGCTTCGATCAGAAATCGTATGTCCAACCACTGACCAATAACGAAATCGCCCTCATCGCCAATTATGTGCTGGCCAACTACGGCAATCCCGTGCTGACCGTCACTGCCGAAGATGTCCAGGTCGCGCGCAGCGGCGGGGCCCCGCCGCTGCTGGCGCGCATGCAGCCTTACATACTGCCGGCCCTCATCGTGGCCGCCGTGCTTGTGCTGCTGGGGGTGTTTGTCCTGGTGCGGCGGCGGCGGCGCGGCTGA
- a CDS encoding tonB-dependent siderophore receptor family protein, with translation MKQRSLLSLRTVTLATRLALGALGVTASAAWPLAAQAQTARSFDIPAGTLEEVLGRFGRDAGVLLSFRPEVTQGLDSAGLRGSFTVQTGLERLLAGTGIEVRPQGAGGYVLERHGGVAQLQAITVAAQASSDGLPAPYAGGQVARGGSLGMLGSADVMDVPFNTTNYTAQTLENQQARTLADVVVNEASVRTLTSSGGFGEDFQIRGYTVSSGDVGLNGLFGLTSSSRMPAAIMERVEVLKGPGTLMNGVGPNGSIGGGINVVTKRAGDEPLTRLTATYQDKSQLGGMLDMGRRFGDNEEWGIRVNGVYHNGQTTLDGGSQRQGMGALALDYRGERLRWSLDAYTQRERTDNFRPQVGFQSSVTELPSPPSGHRNFYPGTQLKLEDSTVASRLEYDINDAVTVYAAGGYRYGTADQTFPPGPVDANGDFTARNAFYDSYSRTSTGEAGLRARFDTWGVKHNLALGATRLDQELGNFYLTSTATTPSNIYNPSPLPDVTGHRGSPNKASKTALTSFTLADTLSFADDRLMITGGLRQQRVALDNYSTSTGDLTSSYDESAVSPLAGVVFKPWSNVSLYGNFTSGLTRGGVAPATAANAGQVFSPYKSKQYEAGVKVDWGRVMTSASVFQIKRPNALTDPTTNVYSFDGEQRNRGFELAATGEVVSGLRMMASATFYDAKITRSAGGVNDGNDANGVPDSTFNLGVDWDMPWVQGLSLNARVIHTSSAWFNAANTIRLPSWTRYDVGARYSTRMMGHAIVFRANIENLFNKSYWLASGTYASVAAPRAVLLSAQIDF, from the coding sequence ATGAAACAACGCTCTCTGCTTTCCCTGCGCACCGTCACCCTGGCGACTCGCCTGGCCCTGGGCGCGCTGGGCGTGACCGCGTCGGCCGCCTGGCCGCTGGCGGCCCAGGCCCAGACCGCACGAAGCTTCGACATCCCCGCCGGCACGCTCGAAGAAGTGCTGGGCCGTTTTGGCCGCGATGCTGGCGTCTTGCTGTCCTTCCGCCCTGAGGTCACGCAGGGGTTGGACAGCGCCGGCCTGCGGGGCAGCTTTACCGTGCAAACCGGTCTCGAACGCCTGCTGGCCGGCACCGGTATTGAGGTCCGGCCCCAAGGCGCCGGCGGATATGTGCTCGAACGCCATGGCGGCGTGGCCCAATTGCAGGCCATCACCGTGGCGGCCCAGGCCTCAAGCGACGGACTGCCTGCGCCTTACGCCGGAGGGCAGGTCGCCCGCGGAGGCAGTCTGGGCATGCTGGGCAGCGCCGACGTCATGGACGTGCCCTTCAACACGACCAACTACACCGCCCAGACACTGGAAAACCAACAGGCGCGCACCCTGGCCGATGTCGTGGTCAACGAAGCCTCGGTGCGCACGCTGACCTCCAGCGGCGGCTTTGGCGAAGACTTCCAGATCCGGGGCTACACCGTCTCCAGTGGCGACGTGGGGCTCAACGGCCTGTTCGGCCTGACCTCTTCGAGCCGCATGCCGGCGGCCATCATGGAGCGGGTCGAAGTGCTCAAAGGGCCCGGCACGCTCATGAATGGCGTCGGCCCCAATGGAAGCATCGGCGGCGGCATCAATGTGGTGACCAAGCGAGCCGGCGACGAACCGCTCACCCGCCTGACCGCTACCTATCAGGACAAGTCCCAGTTGGGGGGCATGCTCGACATGGGACGCCGTTTCGGTGACAACGAGGAATGGGGCATCCGCGTCAACGGCGTCTATCACAACGGCCAGACCACGCTCGATGGCGGCAGTCAGCGCCAGGGGATGGGCGCGCTGGCGCTGGACTACCGCGGCGAGCGCCTGCGCTGGTCGCTCGATGCCTATACGCAACGCGAGCGCACCGACAACTTCCGCCCTCAGGTGGGCTTCCAATCCTCGGTGACCGAGTTGCCTTCGCCGCCGTCCGGCCACCGCAACTTCTACCCGGGCACGCAGCTCAAACTGGAGGACTCCACCGTCGCCTCGCGCCTGGAGTACGACATCAACGACGCGGTCACGGTCTATGCCGCCGGCGGCTATCGCTATGGCACGGCCGATCAGACGTTCCCGCCCGGTCCGGTCGATGCCAATGGCGACTTCACGGCCCGCAATGCCTTTTATGACTCTTACTCGCGCACCTCCACCGGCGAGGCCGGGCTGCGCGCACGCTTTGACACCTGGGGCGTCAAGCACAATCTGGCATTGGGTGCCACGCGCCTGGACCAGGAGCTCGGCAACTTCTACCTCACCTCGACGGCCACTACACCGTCGAACATCTACAACCCGTCCCCCCTGCCTGATGTCACCGGACATCGGGGCTCGCCCAACAAGGCGTCGAAAACCGCGCTCACCAGCTTCACGCTGGCCGATACGCTGTCGTTTGCCGACGACCGCCTGATGATCACCGGCGGCCTGCGGCAGCAACGCGTGGCGCTGGATAACTACTCGACATCCACGGGTGACCTCACCAGTTCCTACGACGAGAGCGCCGTCTCTCCGCTGGCGGGCGTGGTGTTCAAGCCCTGGTCCAACGTCTCGCTGTACGGCAATTTCACGTCCGGCCTGACGCGCGGTGGCGTAGCACCCGCTACCGCGGCCAATGCCGGGCAGGTCTTCTCCCCCTACAAATCCAAGCAATACGAAGCGGGCGTGAAGGTCGATTGGGGCCGTGTCATGACCAGCGCCTCGGTGTTCCAGATCAAGCGTCCCAACGCGTTGACGGACCCGACCACCAACGTCTACAGCTTTGACGGCGAGCAGCGCAACCGTGGCTTCGAACTTGCCGCTACCGGCGAAGTCGTCTCCGGCCTGCGCATGATGGCCAGCGCCACCTTCTACGATGCCAAGATCACCCGCAGCGCGGGCGGCGTCAACGACGGCAACGACGCCAATGGCGTACCCGACAGCACCTTCAATCTTGGCGTGGACTGGGACATGCCGTGGGTACAGGGCCTGAGCCTCAATGCCCGCGTGATCCACACCTCGTCGGCCTGGTTCAACGCCGCCAACACCATCCGCCTGCCCTCCTGGACCCGCTACGACGTGGGCGCGCGGTACAGCACGCGGATGATGGGCCATGCCATCGTGTTCCGCGCCAACATCGAAAACCTGTTCAACAAGAGCTATTGGCTGGCCAGCGGCACCTATGCCTCGGTGGCTGCGCCACGCGCGGTGCTGCTGTCGGCGCAGATCGACTTCTGA